In one window of Desulfuromonas sp. DNA:
- a CDS encoding nitrogen fixation protein NifQ has product MAGYTDIIRRYATDDSRAGALPDAHGTGEVGLEAGEAGTRLAVRFAIRVEGGAVVDIRFQVFGCGFTVAACAALAELAEGHPLAEVDAIAPAWVDAVLGGLPEERAYCAELAAEALRGAVKSASGGDAVRSSVAAGAGDHAPRLSPSDPVYRQLMESPAPVGAAGEDRHLFACLIAVAAGEPSGLPAALGLEQEGVTAVMETYFPGADPDALFQHATPARGVPPETNGDVLAILLSHVPQDAQGRDLPASALLARILAARAAHPGHLWRAMGLFERPELSAAIARHLPTLAEANDRGMRWKRFLFKEACDLGGGTMCKSPDCGACSDYALCFAPD; this is encoded by the coding sequence ATGGCCGGCTACACCGATATCATTCGCCGCTACGCCACCGACGACAGCCGCGCAGGCGCCCTTCCCGACGCCCACGGCACCGGCGAGGTCGGCCTGGAGGCGGGGGAGGCCGGCACGCGCCTGGCGGTGCGCTTCGCCATCCGGGTCGAAGGGGGCGCGGTGGTGGATATCCGCTTTCAGGTCTTCGGCTGCGGTTTTACCGTCGCCGCCTGCGCCGCCCTGGCGGAGCTGGCCGAGGGGCACCCGCTCGCCGAGGTCGATGCCATCGCCCCTGCCTGGGTCGACGCCGTCCTCGGCGGCCTGCCCGAAGAGCGCGCCTACTGTGCCGAACTCGCCGCGGAGGCGCTTCGGGGGGCTGTGAAAAGCGCCTCCGGCGGGGATGCGGTCCGCTCCTCGGTCGCGGCCGGAGCAGGGGACCACGCCCCGCGGCTGAGCCCCTCCGATCCGGTCTACCGCCAGCTGATGGAAAGCCCGGCCCCGGTCGGCGCCGCGGGCGAGGACCGCCACCTCTTCGCCTGCCTGATCGCCGTCGCCGCCGGGGAGCCATCCGGTCTGCCGGCGGCCCTCGGCCTGGAACAGGAGGGGGTTACTGCCGTCATGGAAACCTATTTCCCCGGCGCCGACCCGGACGCCCTGTTCCAACATGCGACCCCGGCCAGGGGAGTTCCCCCCGAAACCAACGGGGACGTCCTCGCGATCCTCCTCTCCCACGTCCCGCAGGACGCTCAGGGGAGGGACCTCCCCGCCTCCGCCTTGTTGGCCCGCATCCTCGCGGCGCGGGCCGCCCATCCCGGGCACCTGTGGAGGGCGATGGGCCTGTTCGAACGCCCCGAACTCTCCGCTGCCATCGCCCGTCACCTCCCGACCCTCGCGGAGGCCAACGACAGGGGGATGCGCTGGAAGCGCTTTCTCTTCAAGGAGGCCTGCGACCTGGGCGGCGGGACGATGTGCAAGTCTCCCGACTGCGGGGCGTGCAGCGACTACGCGCTCTGCTTCGCTCCCGATTAG
- a CDS encoding bifunctional methylenetetrahydrofolate dehydrogenase/methenyltetrahydrofolate cyclohydrolase produces the protein MLVTPSIVAARYRAEIRQEIRALGTRLKVVGFLAGDYGPSLTYAEYTRNACEELGIAYELRVRNRLELEGAIGEANEDPAVHGIMVYYPVFGNEQDRYLKDVVDHRKDIEGLHSYWIRKLYENERLVDGAVAAGKAVVPCTALAVLKILEANGAYGASGTRPAEHKTVTIFNRSEVVGRPLAVMMSNDGARVYSFDEFGPMLYEVGQAVETEISRAEALAGSSMVITGVPSRAFPRIGAGEISPRTICLNFATIKNFSPEAEEKAELFIPRVGPVTVAMCMRNTLRLFRSYHAHRLAV, from the coding sequence GTGCTTGTAACACCCTCCATCGTCGCGGCGCGCTACCGGGCGGAAATCAGGCAGGAGATCCGGGCCCTCGGCACCCGGCTCAAGGTCGTCGGCTTTCTCGCAGGCGACTACGGCCCTTCGCTCACCTACGCTGAGTACACCCGGAACGCCTGTGAAGAACTGGGCATCGCCTACGAACTGCGGGTCCGCAACCGGCTGGAGCTGGAGGGGGCCATCGGCGAGGCCAACGAGGACCCGGCAGTTCACGGCATCATGGTCTACTACCCCGTCTTCGGCAACGAGCAGGACCGCTACCTGAAGGACGTGGTCGACCACCGCAAGGACATCGAGGGGCTGCACTCCTACTGGATCCGCAAGCTCTACGAAAACGAGCGGCTCGTCGACGGTGCCGTCGCCGCCGGCAAGGCGGTGGTCCCCTGCACCGCCCTGGCGGTCCTGAAGATCCTCGAGGCCAACGGCGCCTACGGCGCCAGCGGCACCCGGCCGGCCGAGCACAAGACGGTCACCATTTTCAACCGCAGCGAGGTGGTGGGCCGCCCCCTGGCGGTGATGATGTCCAACGACGGCGCCCGGGTCTACTCCTTCGACGAGTTCGGCCCCATGCTCTACGAAGTGGGGCAGGCCGTGGAGACGGAGATCTCACGGGCCGAGGCCCTCGCCGGCTCGTCCATGGTTATCACCGGGGTTCCCTCCCGGGCCTTCCCCAGGATCGGGGCCGGGGAGATCTCCCCCCGCACCATCTGCCTCAACTTCGCCACCATCAAGAACTTTTCCCCGGAGGCGGAGGAGAAGGCCGAGCTCTTCATCCCCCGGGTCGGGCCGGTGACCGTGGCGATGTGCATGCGCAACACTCTGCGACTCTTCCGCAGCTACCACGCCCATCGATTGGCCGTCTGA
- a CDS encoding dynamin family protein, with product MTELPSGGTAIPPQEAEERDLAGLLERSAACLSRLGDDYADSRAGLESLQGRLAEGRFHLAVLGQFKRGKSTLLNALLGEDLLPTDILPVTAIPTFIEAGETLQVRVVFDGERPAEVHAPGPDRPLAAILADYVTEAGNPHNERSVRRVEIAHPADLLRRGVVLIDTPGVGSTLRHNTEAAHQVLPQCDAALFLVSPDPPLTEMELEYLGRIRDRLPRIFFLLNKVDFLEAGDLQASLQFLRENLERHGDLEEAPRIFPISARKALQSRVSGDESGWKSSGLQEVEEHLIDFLAKEKQHTLQAALARQACDMVDEGAMRLQLTLRSLELPLEDLQQRLDTFAQVLPEVEREQHAAADVLAGDRKRAIALLDAKVEEVRERARSAILPRVEEYLDGEEDPEEMEELVRLLMARETPPFFSAAMRSVGETVRKEATDLLTLNQQRSNRIIEKVRQTAAELFQVPYRAPAGAAAYTPFSPPSWSSEVWVSDMDPLGQRISRKLFSQRFRRRRTVKRLREHCRSLLNQNVEQISWTLRRSLDESFRHFDYELREQLEKTVGATRGAVEVALGRREAQARETAPDEARLKKELEELQAIRKALGACP from the coding sequence ATGACCGAACTGCCCAGCGGGGGGACGGCGATCCCCCCCCAAGAAGCCGAGGAGAGAGACCTGGCCGGCCTGCTGGAGCGCTCCGCCGCCTGCCTGTCCCGTCTCGGGGACGACTACGCCGACTCCCGCGCGGGGCTGGAGTCGCTGCAGGGGCGCCTCGCAGAGGGGCGTTTCCACCTCGCCGTCCTCGGCCAGTTCAAGCGGGGCAAGAGCACCCTGCTCAACGCGCTGCTCGGCGAGGACCTGCTCCCCACCGACATCCTGCCGGTGACCGCCATCCCCACCTTTATCGAAGCCGGAGAGACCCTGCAGGTGCGGGTGGTCTTCGACGGGGAGCGCCCCGCCGAGGTCCACGCCCCCGGGCCGGACCGGCCCCTCGCCGCGATCCTGGCCGACTACGTCACCGAAGCGGGCAACCCGCATAACGAGCGCAGCGTCAGGCGGGTCGAAATCGCCCACCCGGCCGACCTGCTGCGCCGGGGGGTGGTCCTCATCGACACGCCCGGGGTCGGCTCGACCCTCCGCCACAACACCGAGGCCGCCCACCAGGTGCTGCCCCAGTGCGACGCCGCCCTGTTCCTGGTTTCGCCCGATCCGCCCCTGACCGAAATGGAGCTCGAGTACCTCGGCCGGATCCGCGACCGCCTGCCGCGCATCTTCTTCCTGCTCAACAAGGTCGACTTTCTCGAAGCCGGCGACCTGCAGGCCTCCCTGCAGTTCCTCCGGGAGAACCTGGAGCGTCACGGCGACCTTGAAGAGGCGCCGAGAATCTTCCCCATCTCCGCCCGCAAGGCCCTGCAGTCCCGCGTCTCCGGGGACGAGAGCGGCTGGAAGTCCAGCGGCCTGCAGGAGGTGGAGGAGCATCTCATCGACTTTCTGGCCAAGGAGAAGCAGCACACCCTGCAGGCCGCCCTGGCCCGCCAGGCCTGCGACATGGTCGACGAGGGGGCGATGCGGCTGCAGCTGACGCTGCGCTCCCTGGAGCTTCCCCTCGAGGACCTGCAGCAGCGCCTCGACACCTTCGCCCAGGTCCTGCCGGAGGTCGAGCGCGAGCAGCATGCCGCCGCCGACGTCCTGGCCGGGGACCGGAAGCGGGCGATCGCCCTTCTCGACGCGAAGGTCGAAGAGGTTCGGGAGAGGGCCCGCAGCGCGATACTGCCCCGGGTCGAGGAATACCTCGACGGCGAAGAGGATCCCGAAGAGATGGAGGAGTTGGTGCGCTTGCTCATGGCGCGGGAGACCCCGCCCTTTTTCAGCGCGGCGATGCGCTCCGTGGGAGAGACGGTCCGCAAGGAGGCGACCGACCTGCTGACCCTGAACCAGCAGCGCAGCAACCGGATCATCGAGAAGGTCCGCCAGACCGCCGCCGAGCTGTTCCAGGTCCCCTACCGGGCCCCGGCCGGCGCCGCCGCCTACACCCCCTTTTCGCCCCCCTCCTGGAGCAGCGAGGTCTGGGTCTCCGACATGGACCCCCTCGGCCAGCGCATCTCCCGCAAGCTCTTTTCGCAACGATTCCGCCGCAGGCGCACCGTCAAGCGCCTGCGGGAGCATTGCCGGTCCCTGCTCAACCAGAACGTCGAGCAGATCAGCTGGACCCTGCGCAGAAGCCTCGACGAGAGTTTCCGCCACTTCGACTACGAGCTGCGCGAGCAGCTGGAGAAGACGGTCGGCGCCACCAGGGGAGCCGTCGAGGTCGCCCTCGGCCGCCGCGAGGCACAAGCCCGGGAGACCGCTCCGGACGAGGCCCGGCTGAAGAAGGAACTGGAGGAGCTGCAGGCGATCCGCAAGGCCCTGGGCGCCTGCCCCTAG
- a CDS encoding DUF6132 family protein, with protein MKHVMKFAILMSIGGAAGGLLGYAGQCAGST; from the coding sequence ATGAAACACGTGATGAAGTTTGCCATCCTCATGTCCATCGGAGGGGCCGCCGGCGGTCTGCTCGGCTATGCGGGCCAGTGCGCGGGCAGCACCTGA
- a CDS encoding ABC-F family ATP-binding cassette domain-containing protein codes for MIHLNNITRQHGSHVLFRNASFQVLPGSRSGLVGPNGAGKTTVFRLITGEEQADGGEIQCAKKTVIGYFSQDVGEMSGRSALAEVMAASAETMALGEAIRAMEAQMCEPMEDDALAALLERYGNAQEEFEHRGGYDLESRAQAVLTGLGIGPDAYGRPVESFSGGWKMRIALAKILTINPDVLLLDEPTNHLDVESIIWLEQWLSEEFKGAVLMTSHDRAFMNRLVSRVVEVAGGTITTYGGDYDFYLREREIRREQLLASHRRQQEMLAKEEEFIARFAARASHAAQVQSRVKKLEKIERIEIPPEQKVISFEFSPPPRSGDDVLVLEDLAKSWPLPEGGQTPVFGGVSGMVRRGEKIAVVGVNGAGKSSFLKVLAGQTEASGGRAVAGAAVDIGYFSQHSMDVLDPRMSVYDTVQAALPTASVGVIRNLCAAFLFGGDDVDKRIANLSGGEKSRVVIATLLARPHNLLILDEPTNHLDIASREVLLEALQKFAGTVLLVSHDRYFLGALVDRVFEIDHGALTAYEGDYDYYLRKNGEGAAA; via the coding sequence ATGATCCACCTGAACAACATCACCCGCCAGCACGGCTCGCACGTGCTCTTCCGCAACGCCTCCTTCCAGGTCCTCCCCGGGTCGCGCAGCGGCCTGGTCGGCCCCAACGGCGCGGGAAAGACCACGGTCTTCCGCCTTATCACCGGCGAGGAACAGGCCGACGGGGGCGAGATCCAGTGCGCCAAGAAGACCGTGATCGGCTACTTTTCCCAGGACGTCGGCGAAATGTCCGGGCGCTCGGCCCTGGCCGAGGTGATGGCCGCCTCCGCCGAGACGATGGCGCTGGGCGAGGCGATCCGGGCCATGGAGGCCCAGATGTGCGAGCCGATGGAGGACGACGCCCTGGCCGCCCTGCTCGAGCGCTACGGCAACGCCCAGGAGGAGTTCGAGCACCGCGGCGGCTACGACCTGGAGAGCCGCGCCCAGGCGGTCCTCACCGGCCTCGGCATCGGCCCCGACGCCTACGGCCGCCCGGTGGAGTCCTTCAGCGGCGGCTGGAAGATGCGCATCGCCCTGGCGAAAATCCTCACCATCAACCCCGACGTCCTGCTGCTCGACGAGCCGACCAACCATCTCGACGTGGAGTCGATCATCTGGCTCGAGCAGTGGCTGTCGGAGGAGTTCAAGGGGGCGGTGCTGATGACCAGCCACGACCGCGCCTTCATGAACCGCCTGGTGTCGCGCGTCGTCGAGGTGGCCGGGGGGACCATCACCACCTACGGCGGCGACTACGACTTCTACCTGCGCGAGCGGGAGATCCGCCGGGAGCAGCTCCTCGCCAGCCACCGCCGCCAGCAGGAGATGCTCGCCAAGGAGGAGGAGTTCATCGCCCGCTTCGCCGCCCGCGCCTCCCACGCCGCCCAGGTGCAGTCGCGGGTGAAGAAGCTGGAGAAGATCGAGCGCATCGAGATCCCCCCGGAGCAGAAGGTCATCAGCTTCGAGTTCTCCCCGCCGCCGCGCAGCGGGGACGACGTCCTTGTGCTCGAGGACCTCGCCAAGAGCTGGCCCCTTCCCGAGGGGGGGCAGACGCCGGTCTTCGGCGGGGTCTCGGGGATGGTTCGGCGGGGGGAGAAGATCGCCGTGGTCGGCGTCAACGGCGCCGGCAAGTCGAGCTTCCTCAAGGTGCTGGCGGGGCAGACAGAGGCGAGCGGAGGCCGCGCCGTGGCCGGCGCCGCCGTCGACATCGGCTATTTCAGCCAGCACTCCATGGACGTGCTCGACCCGAGGATGAGCGTGTACGACACGGTGCAGGCGGCCCTGCCCACCGCCTCGGTCGGGGTGATCCGCAACCTCTGCGCCGCTTTTCTCTTCGGCGGGGACGACGTCGACAAGCGCATCGCCAACCTCTCCGGCGGCGAAAAGAGCCGCGTGGTCATCGCCACCCTCCTGGCCCGCCCGCACAACCTCCTCATCCTCGACGAGCCGACCAACCACCTCGACATCGCCTCGCGGGAGGTGCTCCTCGAGGCGCTCCAGAAGTTCGCCGGGACCGTGCTCCTGGTCAGCCACGACCGCTACTTCCTCGGAGCCCTGGTGGACCGGGTGTTCGAAATCGACCATGGCGCGCTGACCGCCTACGAGGGGGACTACGACTACTACCTGCGCAAGAACGGGGAGGGGGCCGCGGCCTGA
- a CDS encoding FRG domain-containing protein gives MKNEVRVASWNELQDELFADSWSEPLGRFRSRNAFRGLSDASFPLLSTLIRLEGDFVQIERHLLRNFKKYAHRDVVQRDSFWHWLSVAQHYGLPTRLLYWTYSPFVAMHFATANIEKFDVDGVIWAVNYVQAHELLPESLGQKLAKEGANVFTVEMLDEAVTSFEALDALGRDEFALFFEPPSMEDRIVNQFAFFSIMSGPRHGVDAWLARHRSIWRKIVIPAELKWEVRDKLDQANITERVLFPGLDGLSRWLKRHYSTKER, from the coding sequence ATGAAGAACGAAGTCCGCGTCGCCAGCTGGAACGAGCTGCAGGATGAACTCTTCGCCGATTCGTGGAGCGAACCCCTGGGGCGGTTCCGATCCCGCAACGCCTTCCGCGGCCTCTCCGACGCATCCTTCCCCCTCCTCTCGACCCTGATCCGCCTGGAGGGGGACTTCGTTCAGATCGAGCGCCACCTCCTTCGCAACTTCAAGAAGTACGCCCACCGCGACGTGGTCCAGCGCGACTCCTTCTGGCACTGGCTCTCGGTGGCCCAGCACTACGGCCTGCCCACCCGCCTGCTCTACTGGACCTACTCCCCCTTCGTGGCCATGCACTTCGCCACGGCCAACATCGAGAAGTTCGACGTGGACGGCGTCATCTGGGCCGTCAACTACGTGCAGGCCCACGAGCTGCTCCCGGAAAGCCTGGGACAGAAGCTGGCGAAGGAGGGGGCCAACGTCTTCACCGTGGAGATGCTCGACGAGGCGGTGACCTCCTTCGAAGCCCTGGACGCCCTGGGGCGGGACGAATTCGCCCTCTTCTTCGAACCGCCCTCGATGGAGGACCGCATCGTCAACCAGTTCGCCTTCTTCTCCATCATGTCCGGCCCCCGCCACGGCGTCGACGCCTGGCTGGCCCGCCACCGCTCCATCTGGCGCAAGATCGTCATCCCCGCCGAGCTCAAGTGGGAGGTCCGGGACAAGCTCGACCAGGCCAACATCACCGAGCGGGTCCTCTTCCCCGGCCTGGACGGCCTGAGCCGCTGGCTCAAGCGCCACTACAGCACCAAGGAACGGTAG
- a CDS encoding phospholipase A yields the protein MKSPYLLAGATFLLLLLLPTGPAPVFAQEALTAPAALDAEGPQCPPSAADIEANPSASAIVQRRRLEERAAGNRFAFLPYKPSYLLPFTYNATPNRQVYQDLGDDVARVELKFQLSFKMPLWEGIFADRGTLFAGYTQQSYWQAYNSKSSSPFRETNYEPELFLNLFNDLPVLGVRNRMVTLGLVHQSNGRGGDLSRSWNRLYAQFAFERGNLYFALRPWYRIPEKSADDDNPDIDKYLGHGEFYAVYALGKQRLGLMLRNNLRSENKGAVQLDWSFPLHKKLDGYVQYFNGYGENLIEYDSSNNRIGFGLILANWL from the coding sequence ATGAAATCACCCTATCTTTTGGCAGGGGCGACGTTCCTGCTCCTTTTGCTTCTGCCGACCGGCCCCGCCCCCGTCTTCGCCCAGGAGGCCCTCACGGCCCCGGCGGCCCTCGACGCCGAAGGGCCCCAGTGCCCCCCCTCCGCCGCCGACATCGAGGCGAACCCTTCCGCCTCGGCCATCGTGCAGCGCCGCCGGCTCGAGGAACGGGCCGCCGGCAACCGGTTCGCCTTCCTGCCGTACAAGCCGAGCTACCTTTTGCCCTTCACCTACAACGCCACCCCCAACCGGCAGGTTTACCAGGACCTCGGCGACGACGTCGCACGGGTGGAGCTCAAGTTCCAGCTGAGCTTCAAGATGCCTCTCTGGGAGGGGATATTCGCCGACCGGGGGACCCTCTTCGCCGGCTACACCCAGCAGTCGTACTGGCAGGCCTACAACTCGAAAAGCTCCTCTCCCTTCCGGGAAACCAACTACGAGCCCGAGCTTTTCCTCAACCTCTTCAACGACCTGCCGGTCCTCGGGGTGCGCAACCGCATGGTCACCCTCGGCCTGGTGCATCAGTCCAACGGCCGGGGCGGGGACCTCTCCCGCAGCTGGAACCGCCTCTACGCGCAGTTCGCCTTCGAGCGGGGAAACCTCTACTTCGCGCTGCGGCCGTGGTACCGCATCCCCGAGAAGAGCGCCGACGACGACAACCCCGACATCGACAAGTACCTCGGCCACGGCGAGTTCTACGCCGTCTACGCCCTGGGCAAGCAGCGCCTGGGGCTGATGCTGCGCAACAACCTGCGCTCGGAGAACAAGGGAGCCGTTCAGCTCGACTGGAGCTTCCCCCTGCACAAGAAACTCGACGGCTACGTTCAGTACTTTAACGGCTACGGGGAGAATCTGATCGAATACGACAGCTCCAACAACAGGATCGGCTTCGGGCTGATCCTCGCCAACTGGCTCTGA
- a CDS encoding NAD(P)-dependent oxidoreductase, translating into MIKEIGFVGLGTVGRHMAANLTKGDYNLTIYDRHPAEVAELVKLGATAAATPFEASKGKDMVIIILPEQEEMQAVLPGAEGVLEGIDPGTILVDMGTHSLEATMELAEQAIQHRVMFLDAPVWGTKEHAANGLLTILAGGDPNLISRCREAFGFFGINIIHVGNVGDATRMKFVVNLVQAELMVALSEGLVLGEKLGFKADKILEVLDSGGVASPLFHAKGRSISRGDFSRNLALKYVQEQLQLVQNAASNADLKLPAADAVAGVFAQAVKDGRGEEDFSAVVKVLRV; encoded by the coding sequence ATGATCAAAGAGATTGGCTTTGTCGGGCTGGGAACGGTGGGGCGGCACATGGCGGCCAACCTGACCAAGGGGGACTACAACCTGACGATCTACGACCGGCATCCCGCCGAGGTGGCCGAACTGGTCAAGCTCGGCGCGACCGCCGCTGCCACCCCCTTCGAGGCGTCCAAAGGGAAGGACATGGTCATCATCATCCTCCCCGAACAGGAGGAGATGCAGGCGGTCCTCCCCGGCGCCGAGGGGGTCCTCGAGGGGATCGACCCCGGAACCATCCTGGTCGACATGGGGACCCACTCCCTCGAGGCGACCATGGAGCTCGCCGAACAGGCCATTCAGCACCGCGTGATGTTCCTTGACGCGCCGGTGTGGGGAACCAAGGAGCATGCCGCCAACGGCCTGCTGACGATCCTCGCCGGCGGCGACCCGAACCTGATCAGCCGCTGCCGCGAGGCCTTCGGCTTCTTCGGCATCAACATTATCCATGTCGGCAACGTCGGCGACGCCACCCGCATGAAGTTCGTCGTCAACCTGGTCCAGGCCGAGCTGATGGTCGCCCTCTCCGAGGGGCTGGTGCTCGGCGAGAAGCTCGGCTTCAAGGCCGACAAGATCCTCGAGGTGCTCGACTCGGGCGGGGTCGCCTCCCCCCTCTTCCACGCCAAGGGGCGCTCGATCTCCCGCGGCGACTTCTCCCGCAACCTCGCCCTCAAATACGTCCAGGAGCAGCTGCAGCTGGTCCAGAACGCCGCCAGCAACGCCGATCTCAAGCTCCCCGCCGCCGACGCGGTGGCCGGGGTCTTCGCTCAGGCGGTCAAAGACGGCCGCGGCGAAGAGGACTTTTCGGCCGTGGTCAAGGTGCTCCGCGTGTAG
- a CDS encoding pyridoxamine 5'-phosphate oxidase family protein, producing MIPEKLLEVLKKDGVVAIATMGRGDPHMVNTWNSYIQITADGRFLIPAGYMQLTEANLAVNNKVLMTLGSSKVAGKNGPGTGFLIKGTAAFVASGPDFDTIKAKFGWARAALAVTIDSATQTL from the coding sequence ATGATTCCCGAAAAATTACTCGAGGTACTGAAGAAGGACGGGGTGGTGGCCATCGCGACGATGGGGCGGGGCGATCCGCACATGGTGAACACCTGGAACAGCTACATTCAAATCACGGCCGATGGGCGGTTCCTGATCCCGGCCGGCTATATGCAACTCACCGAGGCGAACCTTGCCGTCAACAACAAGGTCCTGATGACCCTTGGCAGCAGCAAGGTGGCCGGCAAGAACGGCCCCGGCACCGGCTTCCTGATCAAGGGCACGGCGGCCTTCGTCGCCTCCGGCCCGGACTTTGACACCATCAAGGCAAAGTTCGGATGGGCGCGGGCGGCATTGGCCGTGACCATTGACTCGGCCACCCAGACGTTGTAG
- a CDS encoding winged helix-turn-helix domain-containing protein translates to MYILDTDNPAPLYQQLYSQIRERILSGRLPADSRLPSVRHLAAELSTSRNTVEGAYQELYAEGYIYSRPRSGYFISALDQEAAPLSLVHKPRKRAPLPAPPPHYDYDFHPARLVPESFPAPLWRKLFTESLRESSRDLV, encoded by the coding sequence ATGTACATCCTGGATACCGATAACCCTGCCCCGCTCTACCAGCAACTCTATAGCCAGATAAGAGAGCGCATCCTGTCGGGGCGGCTGCCCGCCGATTCCAGGCTTCCATCCGTCCGGCACCTGGCCGCCGAACTTTCAACCAGCCGCAACACGGTCGAAGGGGCTTATCAGGAACTGTACGCCGAAGGGTACATCTACAGCAGACCGCGCAGCGGTTATTTCATCTCGGCCCTCGACCAGGAGGCCGCGCCGCTGTCCCTGGTGCACAAGCCGCGCAAACGCGCCCCGCTCCCGGCGCCCCCGCCGCACTACGATTACGATTTCCACCCTGCCCGCCTCGTCCCGGAGAGCTTTCCTGCGCCCCTGTGGCGCAAGCTTTTTACGGAAAGCCTGCGCGAAAGCTCCCGAGATCTTGTCTAG
- a CDS encoding metallophosphoesterase translates to MAAKREAVKMVADPELESCMNILHISDLHFGPRHWEGDDQLLLEKINSYAADIVINTGDSTTDGLEDEYAEAGRFLNAITCKNVISTIGNHDKRSMRSHELFRKYIYNSDTICIPETVKTTKKHLFLNREITKVNENFTDVNFIKSISVKGQTLLIINIDSNELYSDDGYVEKEVLSAVSMKIEQTEYDLPLLMTHYSILGTDECPLKNSACLIDFVQRHNIKYVFCGHTHELELMRTTDLYHGHSFHHFMCGTLASCNHANDDNMFLYYENFDSDEMHLYLTRIFLERGKVHFKEEMVF, encoded by the coding sequence ATGGCCGCGAAGCGCGAGGCGGTGAAGATGGTGGCCGACCCCGAATTGGAGTCATGCATGAATATTTTACATATCTCGGATCTGCATTTCGGTCCCCGCCACTGGGAGGGGGACGATCAGCTGCTGCTGGAGAAAATCAATTCCTATGCCGCCGATATTGTCATCAATACCGGAGACAGTACAACCGATGGCCTGGAAGATGAGTATGCCGAGGCGGGGCGCTTTCTGAATGCCATCACGTGTAAAAATGTTATCTCCACCATCGGCAATCATGACAAAAGAAGTATGCGCTCCCATGAACTATTCCGAAAATATATCTACAATTCCGACACTATCTGTATCCCGGAAACGGTAAAAACCACCAAGAAACACCTCTTTCTGAATCGGGAGATAACAAAAGTCAACGAAAATTTTACCGATGTGAATTTTATCAAATCCATTTCTGTCAAGGGCCAAACCCTATTGATTATTAACATCGACTCCAATGAATTGTACAGTGATGACGGATATGTTGAAAAAGAGGTTCTGAGTGCGGTTTCGATGAAAATTGAGCAGACAGAATATGATCTGCCGCTCCTGATGACTCATTATTCGATTCTGGGCACCGACGAGTGTCCGCTAAAAAATTCCGCCTGCCTGATCGATTTTGTACAAAGGCACAACATCAAATACGTCTTTTGCGGTCATACCCACGAGCTGGAACTGATGCGAACCACCGACCTGTATCACGGCCACTCCTTTCACCATTTCATGTGCGGCACCCTGGCCTCCTGCAATCATGCCAACGATGACAACATGTTCCTGTATTACGAAAATTTTGACAGCGATGAGATGCACTTGTATCTGACCCGGATCTTTCTGGAGCGGGGCAAGGTTCATTTCAAGGAGGAAATGGTCTTTTAG
- a CDS encoding CDP-alcohol phosphatidyltransferase family protein, with the protein MSESPQTPTPPETPRAILCYAKDLPNICSLVGLLCAIFGIYFGFLGNFPAAMICLIWAVFFDWSDGIIARRMKGRTHEQGEFGGQLDSLIDIVSFGICPAVILLSYGNFSPWYIPGAFIVVATGVIRLSYFNVFGLVDKSTYWGLALDNNVIILVFLFLFDGLVSPAVFGPMLYALLMALCALNVAPIKTPKFAGRWYYAVTGYTLVLTLAYGWKLLCPA; encoded by the coding sequence ATGAGTGAATCTCCCCAAACCCCAACGCCCCCAGAGACTCCCAGGGCCATCCTCTGCTACGCGAAGGACCTGCCGAACATCTGTTCGTTGGTCGGCCTCCTCTGCGCAATATTCGGCATCTATTTCGGTTTTCTGGGCAATTTCCCGGCAGCGATGATCTGCCTGATCTGGGCGGTCTTCTTTGACTGGAGCGATGGCATTATCGCCCGGCGGATGAAAGGTCGAACCCATGAGCAGGGGGAGTTTGGCGGCCAACTCGACTCGCTGATCGATATTGTCAGTTTCGGGATCTGTCCCGCTGTTATTCTGCTCAGCTATGGCAATTTCAGCCCCTGGTACATCCCCGGAGCCTTTATCGTTGTCGCGACCGGCGTGATCCGGCTGAGCTATTTTAATGTCTTTGGCCTGGTGGACAAATCAACCTATTGGGGTCTGGCCCTCGACAACAATGTGATTATCCTGGTTTTTCTCTTCCTCTTTGACGGCCTGGTCAGTCCCGCGGTTTTCGGCCCAATGCTCTACGCACTGCTGATGGCTCTCTGCGCCCTCAACGTCGCGCCGATCAAGACCCCTAAATTTGCCGGACGCTGGTATTACGCCGTCACCGGTTACACGCTGGTGCTGACGCTGGCCTACGGCTGGAAATTGCTCTGTCCGGCATAA